One Nocardia sp. BMG111209 DNA segment encodes these proteins:
- a CDS encoding LysR substrate-binding domain-containing protein yields the protein MYDIRRLILLRDLAEHTTMTAVSELHGITTSAVSQQLRILEDEVGIVLTRREGRVLRLTHAGRVLVDHTFRIVAALEEAESAVAATSAAVTGALTVATFRTAQARLALPVTVRLRADHPGLRVRLVTLRPVDSIPAVRQQDVDLAITYAYSFRSRDLPLGVESEYLFSDPLVLLVPPDWVDRARADGLRVLRDADWVADLDGAPSLASVLFACREAGFAPRIEHRSSTFEGMAEMVEHGLGAAIVPDMSVADRHRPLIARTVDNGIRQVAVTYRQASLERPAVAAAIRMLRSIAQPLHPAA from the coding sequence ATGTACGACATTCGACGGCTGATCCTCCTGCGTGATCTGGCCGAACACACGACGATGACGGCCGTGTCGGAACTGCACGGGATCACCACGTCGGCGGTGTCGCAACAGTTGCGGATCCTCGAGGACGAGGTGGGCATCGTGCTGACCCGGCGGGAGGGCCGGGTGCTGCGGCTCACCCATGCCGGGCGCGTCCTGGTCGACCACACGTTCCGGATCGTGGCCGCCCTCGAGGAGGCGGAATCGGCGGTGGCCGCGACCTCCGCGGCCGTCACCGGCGCGCTCACCGTCGCCACCTTCCGGACGGCGCAGGCCCGGCTGGCGCTGCCCGTCACGGTGCGGCTGCGCGCCGACCATCCGGGGCTGCGGGTGCGCCTGGTGACGCTGCGACCGGTGGATTCGATTCCCGCGGTGCGGCAGCAGGATGTCGATCTCGCGATCACCTACGCGTATTCGTTCCGCTCCCGGGATCTGCCGCTGGGTGTGGAGTCGGAGTACCTGTTCAGCGATCCGCTGGTCCTGCTGGTCCCGCCGGACTGGGTCGATCGCGCCCGCGCGGACGGGCTGCGCGTGCTGCGCGACGCCGACTGGGTCGCCGATCTCGACGGTGCGCCGTCGCTGGCATCGGTGCTGTTCGCCTGCCGCGAGGCCGGTTTCGCGCCCCGGATCGAACATCGCAGCAGCACCTTCGAGGGGATGGCCGAGATGGTCGAGCACGGACTCGGCGCGGCCATCGTGCCGGACATGTCGGTCGCCGACCGGCACCGGCCCCTGATCGCCCGCACCGTCGACAACGGCATCCGGCAGGTCGCGGTGACCTACCGGCAGGCCTCGCTGGAGCGTCCGGCGGTGGCCGCCGCGATCCGGATGTTGCGCTCGATCGCGCAGCCGCTGCATCCCGCGGCCTGA
- a CDS encoding ABC transporter ATP-binding protein has product MTTTAPLLRIRDLTVHYRDSPAPAVAGVSLEVAAGEFVSIVGESGSGKSTTVHAALRLLPASARVRSAALELGGRDVSGWSDRRLARVRGPVVGFVPQDPGTSLNPVKPVGRQVLEALRLHRRPDAARELAIEKLAAAGLPDPDRVYRQYPHELSGGMKQRVLIAIALANDPVLLVADEPTSALDVTVQKRILDRLSGLRESLGLGVLFVTHDLGVAAERSDRLLVMRRGRIVEEGGATAVLTAPRHPYTARLVAAAPAAHTGRLRPSPGIAQPATGSEPAPLLRLTGLIKSFAGVRAVDEVSLAVRTGTTHAVVGESGAGKSTVARLVAGLARPDAGAVWLAGDRVDGPGRRPRPLRRQIQHVYQNPYTSLDPRFDVAGIIGEPLQAFGLIRDRSERQRRVAELLDAVALDRTHLRRRPAELSGGQRQRVAIARALAAGPRLLVLDEAVSALDVSVQAQILQLLVDLQAEHGLTYLFITHDLGVVRLIADDVTVMRAGRVVENGSVATVFDAPAAEYTRTLLAAVPGRAAVAIG; this is encoded by the coding sequence ATGACGACGACCGCGCCGCTGCTGCGGATCCGCGATCTGACCGTGCACTACCGGGATTCGCCGGCCCCGGCCGTGGCCGGGGTCTCGCTCGAGGTGGCGGCCGGCGAATTCGTCTCCATCGTGGGCGAATCCGGCTCCGGCAAGAGCACCACCGTCCACGCCGCGCTGCGCTTGCTCCCGGCCTCGGCGCGGGTACGTTCCGCCGCACTGGAACTCGGCGGCCGGGATGTGTCCGGCTGGAGCGACCGGCGGCTGGCCCGGGTGCGCGGTCCGGTGGTCGGATTCGTACCGCAGGATCCCGGCACGTCGCTGAATCCGGTGAAACCGGTCGGCCGGCAGGTGCTCGAGGCGCTGCGGTTGCACCGGCGGCCCGACGCCGCGCGCGAACTGGCGATCGAGAAGCTGGCCGCGGCCGGACTGCCCGATCCGGACCGGGTGTACCGGCAGTATCCGCACGAGCTGTCCGGCGGGATGAAACAGCGCGTGCTCATCGCGATCGCGCTGGCCAACGATCCGGTCCTGCTGGTGGCCGACGAGCCCACCTCCGCGCTCGACGTCACCGTGCAGAAGCGAATCCTGGACCGGCTCAGTGGTTTACGGGAGAGTCTCGGGCTCGGGGTGCTGTTCGTCACGCACGATCTGGGGGTGGCGGCGGAACGCTCCGATCGCCTGCTGGTGATGCGGCGGGGGCGGATCGTCGAGGAGGGCGGCGCCACCGCGGTGCTCACCGCGCCGCGCCACCCGTACACCGCCCGGCTGGTGGCCGCGGCGCCCGCCGCGCACACCGGCCGGTTGCGGCCCTCGCCGGGAATTGCGCAACCGGCGACCGGATCCGAGCCCGCACCGCTGCTGCGGCTCACCGGGTTGATCAAGAGTTTTGCCGGAGTCCGCGCGGTCGACGAGGTGTCGCTCGCAGTCCGGACGGGCACCACCCATGCCGTCGTCGGCGAGTCGGGCGCGGGGAAATCGACGGTGGCCCGGCTGGTCGCCGGGCTGGCGCGGCCCGACGCCGGCGCGGTGTGGCTGGCCGGTGACCGGGTCGACGGCCCGGGACGCCGCCCGCGCCCGCTGCGGCGGCAGATCCAGCACGTGTACCAGAACCCCTACACCTCGCTGGATCCGCGCTTCGACGTCGCGGGCATCATCGGGGAGCCGTTGCAGGCGTTCGGCCTGATCCGGGATCGATCCGAACGGCAGCGCAGGGTGGCCGAACTGCTCGACGCGGTCGCGCTGGATCGCACCCACCTGCGCCGGCGACCGGCCGAACTGTCCGGTGGCCAGCGGCAACGGGTGGCGATCGCCCGCGCGCTGGCAGCCGGGCCCCGGTTGCTGGTCCTCGACGAGGCGGTCTCGGCGCTGGACGTGTCGGTCCAGGCGCAGATCCTGCAACTGCTGGTCGACCTGCAGGCCGAGCACGGGCTGACCTACCTGTTCATCACCCACGATCTGGGTGTGGTGCGGCTGATCGCCGACGACGTGACGGTGATGCGCGCCGGCCGGGTCGTCGAGAACGGCTCGGTGGCAACGGTTTTCGATGCGCCCGCCGCGGAGTACACCCGGACGCTGCTGGCCGCGGTGCCGGGCCGGGCGGCCGTGGCGATCGGCTGA
- a CDS encoding ABC transporter permease, giving the protein MSRSGPEAAAQHHHAGPLLMPEEHSMSRSGPQARHHHAGPDAGEAESGGLLMLDELTTSATDSADSSVPGDPERPTSGTGWAVGLRRVLRAARTRPGLALAWLLVALVLGWAVAPSWFTGRGPDDGDPDSGFLPPSLAHPFGTDRLGRDLLARAIFGTSTTLGATLLAVAIGFLIGSLIGLLSGIVGGRADAAIMRCVDVLLAIPGLLLAMTVVTALGYGTINVAVAVGISAVASFARVMRAQVLTVAGSDFVDAAYGSGAGFGRVVFRHVLPNSLRAVLSLAALECGTAVLAVAALGFLGYGAPPPQPEWGLAVAEGRDFLATYPWIALCPGVLIAVVVLSVNRIGRALGEKR; this is encoded by the coding sequence ATGAGCAGGTCGGGGCCGGAGGCGGCCGCGCAGCATCACCACGCAGGCCCCCTGCTCATGCCCGAGGAACACAGCATGAGCAGGTCGGGGCCGCAGGCGCGGCATCACCACGCCGGGCCCGATGCCGGCGAGGCGGAGTCGGGTGGGCTGTTGATGCTCGACGAACTGACCACGAGCGCAACGGATTCGGCGGATTCTTCGGTGCCCGGCGATCCGGAGCGGCCGACATCGGGGACCGGGTGGGCCGTCGGGCTGCGCCGGGTACTGCGGGCGGCCCGGACCCGGCCGGGACTGGCGCTCGCCTGGCTGCTGGTGGCGCTGGTGCTGGGCTGGGCGGTGGCGCCGTCCTGGTTCACCGGACGCGGCCCGGACGACGGGGATCCGGATTCGGGATTCCTGCCGCCGTCGCTCGCGCATCCCTTCGGCACGGACCGGCTCGGGCGGGATCTGCTGGCGCGGGCGATCTTCGGGACCTCGACGACGCTGGGTGCGACCCTGCTCGCCGTCGCGATCGGATTCCTGATCGGCTCGCTGATCGGGCTGCTCAGCGGGATCGTCGGCGGCCGGGCGGATGCGGCGATCATGCGCTGTGTCGATGTGCTGCTGGCGATACCCGGGTTGCTGCTGGCGATGACGGTGGTGACCGCGCTCGGCTACGGCACGATCAATGTCGCGGTGGCGGTGGGTATCTCGGCGGTGGCGTCGTTCGCGCGGGTGATGCGCGCGCAGGTGCTGACGGTCGCGGGCAGCGACTTCGTGGACGCCGCTTACGGTTCCGGGGCCGGCTTCGGCCGCGTCGTCTTCCGGCACGTGCTGCCGAATTCCCTCCGCGCGGTGCTGTCGCTGGCCGCGCTGGAATGCGGCACGGCGGTGCTGGCGGTCGCGGCGCTGGGCTTCCTCGGCTACGGAGCGCCACCGCCGCAACCGGAATGGGGGCTCGCGGTCGCCGAGGGCCGGGACTTCCTCGCCACCTATCCGTGGATCGCGCTGTGCCCGGGTGTGCTCATCGCCGTGGTGGTGCTGTCCGTCAACCGCATCGGCCGCGCGTTGGGAGAGAAGCGATGA
- a CDS encoding ABC transporter permease has product MPVLRYVAAKFAQALFVVWGAYTVTFALLYVLPYDAVDVLFDPSQGDLLTAGDKHDARVYYGLDRSLFGQYAHRLGAAIHGDFGRSTRTGQDAWSMIVGTLPQTALLAVTALVLAVLLAAVVALVAAYTQRRWLAEFFATLPAAGVSVPVFLVGLAVLQVFSFRLGWFPPIGNDGPATLVLPAVTLAIPVAAPIARLLLENLDSGLHAGYVTVSLAKGATRLWVLVREVLRNAALPALTIAGVTFGNLLAGAVIVETVFSRSGLGRLTQTAVRTQDVAVVQGAVVLAALVFVIVNLVVDLIYPLLDPRLRTRLNTRSPA; this is encoded by the coding sequence ATGCCCGTGCTGCGCTATGTGGCGGCGAAGTTCGCCCAGGCCCTGTTCGTGGTGTGGGGCGCCTACACCGTCACCTTCGCGCTGCTGTACGTGCTGCCGTACGACGCGGTGGACGTGCTGTTCGATCCGAGCCAGGGTGATCTGCTCACCGCCGGGGACAAGCACGACGCCCGGGTGTACTACGGGCTGGATCGGTCGCTGTTCGGGCAGTACGCGCACCGCCTCGGCGCGGCGATCCACGGCGATTTCGGCCGGTCCACCCGTACCGGGCAGGACGCCTGGTCGATGATCGTCGGCACCCTGCCGCAGACCGCGTTGCTGGCGGTGACCGCGCTGGTGCTGGCCGTGCTGCTGGCGGCGGTGGTGGCGCTGGTCGCCGCCTACACCCAGCGGCGGTGGCTCGCGGAGTTCTTCGCGACCCTGCCCGCGGCCGGGGTGTCGGTGCCGGTGTTCCTGGTCGGATTGGCTGTGCTGCAAGTGTTCTCGTTCCGGCTGGGCTGGTTCCCGCCGATCGGCAACGACGGGCCGGCGACGCTGGTGCTGCCCGCGGTGACCCTGGCGATCCCGGTCGCCGCGCCGATCGCCCGGCTGCTGCTGGAGAATCTCGACAGCGGCCTGCACGCCGGATACGTGACGGTATCCCTGGCCAAGGGCGCGACCCGGCTGTGGGTGCTGGTGCGGGAGGTGCTGCGCAACGCGGCCCTGCCGGCGCTCACCATCGCCGGCGTCACCTTCGGCAATCTGCTCGCCGGCGCCGTGATCGTCGAAACCGTGTTCTCCCGTTCGGGTTTGGGCCGGTTGACCCAGACCGCGGTGCGCACCCAGGATGTCGCGGTCGTACAGGGCGCGGTCGTACTGGCGGCACTGGTCTTCGTGATCGTGAATCTCGTTGTCGACCTGATCTATCCGCTGCTGGATCCGCGCCTGCGGACCCGCCTGAACACGAGGAGTCCGGCATGA
- a CDS encoding ABC transporter substrate-binding protein, whose amino-acid sequence MHKRRSHHRFGALAAALLAAAVLAGCAAPARQVAATGDDTATPVAGGTLRFGVLDAPANLDPHSGSSYPESLITSNVTDKLIYQNPKTGALEPWLAKSWEYNDTLTQFTFHLRDDVTFSDGTKFTADSVKENFDLLGRGDKALGVVPVTAYWVGYRNTDVLDPLTVRVSFDRPSAGFPQALSLYFSGIVGHSTLLLPKEQRSLAQNVVGTGPFTLGEHVYQQKTVLKKRPGYHWAPASLKHNGEAYLDTVEIDVIPEAGVRTGALRAGTVDAILDVNNTDEAPLSAQGYRIVPQLIPGRDISLDLKTDRFPTDDAAVRQAVRLGWSRDALVKTVLTSSYKVSTSVVSQRVPGYVDFSADLREDQGRAEQLLEADGWHKGSDGIRVKDGRRLQLDLLGIDNLVNNKPAYQLIQQDLRKIGIDLQLNVLPIPDYTAASTQQGRWNIQVANQSRADIAVLEQMYSPQYGNIAKLTPGTPVADEAIAKLSALSRTLDPGLRAKAAEEAQRFLLDEQVLTVPVYNPAQVTAVSPKVHNVGYEAQSRNVFYDTWIDPR is encoded by the coding sequence CCGGTGACGACACCGCGACGCCGGTCGCGGGCGGCACGCTGCGATTCGGGGTGCTCGACGCCCCGGCGAATCTCGATCCCCATTCCGGCAGTTCCTATCCGGAGTCGCTGATCACCAGCAACGTCACCGACAAGCTGATCTATCAGAACCCGAAGACCGGGGCGCTGGAACCGTGGCTGGCGAAATCGTGGGAGTACAACGACACGCTCACCCAGTTCACCTTCCATCTGCGCGACGACGTGACCTTCAGCGACGGAACGAAATTCACCGCCGACTCGGTGAAGGAGAACTTCGACCTGCTCGGCCGCGGCGACAAGGCGCTGGGTGTGGTGCCGGTGACCGCCTACTGGGTCGGGTATCGCAACACCGACGTGCTCGATCCGCTCACCGTGCGGGTGAGTTTCGACCGGCCCAGTGCCGGTTTCCCGCAGGCACTCTCGCTGTACTTTTCCGGCATCGTCGGGCATTCCACGCTGCTGCTGCCCAAGGAACAGCGCAGCCTGGCGCAGAACGTGGTCGGCACCGGGCCGTTCACCCTCGGCGAGCACGTCTACCAGCAGAAGACGGTGCTGAAGAAGCGGCCCGGCTACCACTGGGCGCCGGCGAGCCTGAAGCACAACGGCGAGGCGTATCTCGACACCGTGGAGATCGATGTGATTCCGGAGGCCGGGGTCCGCACCGGGGCGCTGCGCGCGGGCACCGTCGACGCCATCCTGGACGTGAACAACACCGACGAGGCGCCGCTGTCCGCGCAGGGCTATCGCATTGTGCCGCAACTCATCCCGGGCCGCGACATCTCGCTGGACCTGAAGACCGACCGCTTCCCGACCGACGACGCGGCGGTGCGGCAGGCGGTGCGACTGGGCTGGAGCCGCGACGCCCTGGTGAAGACGGTGCTGACCTCGAGCTACAAGGTGTCGACCTCGGTGGTGTCGCAGCGGGTGCCCGGCTACGTCGACTTCTCCGCCGATCTGCGCGAGGATCAGGGCCGCGCCGAGCAGCTGCTGGAGGCCGACGGCTGGCACAAGGGTTCCGACGGCATCCGGGTCAAGGACGGCCGCCGGCTGCAACTGGATCTGCTCGGGATCGACAACCTGGTCAACAACAAACCGGCCTATCAGCTGATCCAGCAGGATCTGCGCAAGATCGGCATCGATCTGCAACTGAACGTGCTGCCGATCCCGGACTACACCGCCGCGAGCACCCAGCAGGGGCGGTGGAACATCCAGGTGGCCAACCAGAGTCGCGCCGACATCGCCGTACTGGAGCAGATGTACTCGCCGCAGTACGGCAACATCGCCAAGCTGACCCCGGGCACCCCGGTGGCCGACGAGGCGATCGCGAAACTCAGCGCGCTGAGCAGGACCCTCGATCCCGGCCTGCGGGCGAAGGCCGCCGAGGAGGCGCAGCGGTTCCTGCTCGACGAGCAGGTGCTCACCGTGCCGGTGTACAACCCGGCCCAGGTGACCGCGGTGAGTCCCAAGGTGCACAACGTCGGATACGAGGCGCAGTCCCGAAATGTGTTCTACGACACCTGGATCGATCCGAGGTAA